From one Nocardioides scoriae genomic stretch:
- a CDS encoding polyribonucleotide nucleotidyltransferase: MSDTTTGTDVYAVETVIDNGKHGQRTVKFETGFLARQAAGAVTAYLDDDTMLLSATTAGKHPKDHFDFFPLTIDVEERMYAVGQIPGSFFRSEGRPGEDAILTCRLIDRPLRPTFKKGLRNEVQVVITVMALDPNQPYDVLAINAASASTQLSGLPFSGPVGGTRVALIDDQWVAFPTHAQLEEATFDMVVAGRVTETGDVAIMMVEAEATEQTWELVQSGKQAPTEEVVATGLDAAKPFIKQLCEAQAELAKQAAKPVQDFPIFLDYEDDVYAAVEAAAKDDTAAALTIAGKLEREERLDDVKAALLEKVAGQFEGREKEVGAAYRSLTKSLVRERVLRDKVRMDGRGLTDIRTLSAEVEVIPRVHGSALFERGETQILGVTTLNMLKMEQQLDTLSPEKHRRYMHKYVFPPFSTGETGRVGSPKRREVGHGALARRALLPVLPTREEFPYAIRQLSEAMGSNGSTSMGSVCASTLSLLQAGVPLKAPVAGIAMGLISGQVDGKDEYVALTDILGAEDAFGDMDFKVAGTKQFVTALQLDTKLDGIPAEVLAAALTQARDARLAILEVMAEAIDAPEEMSVHAPRIITVRIPVDKIGEVIGPKGKVINQIQDDTGASLSIEDDGTIYIGATNGEAAEAARQAVNAIANPTMPEVGERYLGTVVKTTNFGAFISLLPGKDGLLHISKLRALAGGKRVDNVEDVVSVGQKIQVQIAEIDDRGKLSLAPVVEETTEGSTDGSDAESE, translated from the coding sequence TTGTCTGACACCACCACCGGGACCGACGTCTACGCCGTCGAGACCGTCATCGACAACGGCAAGCACGGTCAGCGCACCGTCAAGTTCGAGACCGGCTTCCTGGCCCGCCAGGCCGCCGGCGCCGTCACGGCCTACCTCGACGACGACACGATGCTGCTCTCGGCCACCACGGCCGGCAAGCACCCCAAGGACCACTTCGACTTCTTCCCCCTGACGATCGACGTCGAGGAGCGGATGTACGCCGTGGGCCAGATCCCCGGCTCGTTCTTCCGCAGCGAGGGTCGCCCGGGCGAGGACGCGATCCTCACCTGCCGCCTCATCGACCGGCCGCTGCGCCCCACCTTCAAGAAGGGCCTGCGCAACGAGGTCCAGGTCGTCATCACCGTGATGGCGCTCGACCCCAACCAGCCCTACGACGTGCTCGCGATCAACGCCGCGTCCGCCTCCACCCAGCTCTCCGGCCTGCCGTTCTCCGGCCCGGTCGGCGGCACCCGCGTGGCCCTCATCGACGACCAGTGGGTCGCCTTCCCGACGCACGCGCAGCTCGAGGAGGCCACCTTCGACATGGTCGTCGCGGGCCGCGTCACCGAGACCGGCGACGTCGCCATCATGATGGTCGAGGCCGAGGCCACCGAGCAGACCTGGGAGCTCGTCCAGTCGGGCAAGCAGGCCCCCACCGAGGAGGTCGTCGCGACCGGTCTGGACGCCGCGAAGCCCTTCATCAAGCAGCTGTGCGAGGCCCAGGCCGAGCTGGCCAAGCAGGCCGCCAAGCCGGTCCAGGACTTCCCGATCTTCCTGGACTACGAGGACGACGTCTACGCCGCCGTCGAGGCCGCCGCCAAGGACGACACCGCCGCGGCGCTGACCATCGCCGGCAAGCTGGAGCGCGAGGAGCGCCTCGACGACGTCAAGGCCGCCCTGCTCGAGAAGGTCGCCGGCCAGTTCGAGGGTCGCGAGAAGGAGGTCGGCGCGGCCTACCGCTCGCTGACCAAGTCCCTGGTGCGCGAGCGCGTGCTGCGCGACAAGGTCCGCATGGACGGTCGCGGCCTCACCGACATCCGCACCCTCTCGGCCGAGGTCGAGGTCATCCCGCGGGTGCACGGCTCGGCGCTGTTCGAGCGCGGCGAGACCCAGATCCTGGGTGTCACCACGCTCAACATGCTCAAGATGGAGCAGCAGCTCGACACGCTGTCCCCGGAGAAGCACCGCCGCTACATGCACAAGTACGTCTTCCCGCCCTTCTCCACGGGCGAGACCGGCCGCGTGGGCTCGCCCAAGCGCCGCGAGGTCGGCCACGGCGCGCTCGCGCGCCGCGCCCTGCTGCCCGTGCTGCCCACCCGCGAGGAGTTCCCCTACGCGATCCGCCAGCTCTCCGAGGCCATGGGCTCCAACGGCTCCACCTCGATGGGCTCGGTCTGCGCCTCGACCCTGTCGCTGCTGCAGGCGGGCGTGCCGCTGAAGGCCCCCGTCGCCGGCATCGCGATGGGTCTCATCTCCGGCCAGGTCGACGGCAAGGACGAGTACGTCGCCCTCACCGACATCCTGGGCGCCGAGGACGCGTTCGGCGACATGGACTTCAAGGTCGCCGGCACCAAGCAGTTCGTCACCGCGCTGCAGCTCGACACCAAGCTCGACGGCATCCCCGCCGAGGTCCTGGCCGCGGCCCTGACCCAGGCCCGCGACGCCCGCCTGGCCATCCTCGAGGTGATGGCCGAGGCCATCGACGCCCCCGAGGAGATGTCGGTCCACGCGCCGCGCATCATCACCGTCCGCATCCCCGTGGACAAGATCGGTGAGGTCATCGGCCCCAAGGGCAAGGTCATCAACCAGATCCAGGACGACACCGGTGCGTCGCTGTCCATCGAGGACGACGGCACGATCTACATCGGTGCCACCAACGGCGAGGCCGCCGAGGCCGCCCGCCAGGCGGTCAACGCGATCGCCAACCCGACGATGCCCGAGGTCGGCGAGCGCTACCTCGGCACCGTGGTGAAGACGACCAACTTCGGCGCCTTCATCTCGCTGCTGCCCGGCAAGGACGGCCTGCTGCACATCAGCAAGCTGCGCGCGCTGGCCGGTGGCAAGCGGGTCGACAACGTCGAGGACGTCGTCTCCGTGGGCCAGAAGATCCAGGTCCAGATCGCCGAGATCGACGACCGCGGCAAGCTGTCGCTGGCGCCCGTGGTCGAGGAGACCACCGAGGGCTCCACCGACGGTTCGGACGCCGAGTCCGAGTGA
- a CDS encoding M16 family metallopeptidase: MTSQATPAGDLPAGVRRTVLPGGLRVVTEHVPGVRSAAVGVFVQVGSRDEAPQLSGASHFLEHLLFKGTPTRTAMEISTAFDEVGGEFNAYTAREYTCYHARVLDEDLPMALDTLGDMLTSSLITPDDVEAEREVILDEIAMHDDDPDDVVHNLFAATAWAGTPLARPIAGTAESIRALTRAQVNGYYRRRYRAGTTVVAVAGNVDHDDVVDCVATAFAGSGFLARDAVPQGPRLAERPRPLRRGEVVTSRPFEQVNVVLGVQGLTRSDPRRLLLSVLNAGLGGGSSSRLFQEVRERRGLAYSVYSFGLGYSDAGMVGVAAGSLPSKADELLRVVRAELAKVAEHGLDDDEVERGKGQARGGLVLSLEDTGSRMTRLGEAELFQRRLRSVDEVLTRIDEITAADVRALAREVFRRPQTLATVGPA, from the coding sequence GTGACGTCCCAGGCGACGCCGGCGGGCGACCTGCCCGCCGGCGTGCGCCGGACCGTCCTGCCGGGCGGCCTGCGCGTGGTGACCGAGCACGTGCCGGGCGTCCGCTCGGCGGCGGTCGGCGTCTTCGTGCAGGTCGGCTCGCGCGACGAGGCCCCGCAGCTCAGCGGCGCCTCCCACTTCCTCGAGCACCTGCTCTTCAAGGGCACCCCGACCCGCACCGCGATGGAGATCTCCACCGCGTTCGACGAGGTCGGCGGCGAGTTCAACGCCTACACGGCCCGCGAGTACACCTGCTACCACGCCCGCGTCCTCGACGAGGACCTGCCGATGGCGCTCGACACCCTCGGCGACATGCTCACCTCCTCGCTCATCACCCCCGACGACGTCGAGGCCGAGCGCGAGGTGATCCTCGACGAGATCGCCATGCACGACGACGACCCCGACGACGTCGTCCACAACCTCTTCGCCGCGACCGCGTGGGCCGGCACCCCGCTGGCCCGCCCGATCGCCGGCACCGCGGAGTCGATCCGCGCGCTCACCCGGGCCCAGGTCAACGGCTACTACCGCCGCCGCTACCGCGCCGGGACGACCGTCGTGGCCGTGGCCGGCAACGTCGACCACGACGACGTGGTCGACTGCGTCGCCACCGCGTTCGCCGGCTCGGGCTTCCTCGCGCGCGACGCGGTCCCGCAGGGCCCCCGCCTGGCGGAGCGGCCCCGGCCGCTGCGCCGCGGCGAGGTCGTCACCTCGCGGCCCTTCGAGCAGGTCAACGTGGTGCTCGGGGTCCAGGGCCTGACCCGGTCGGACCCCCGCCGGCTGCTGCTCAGCGTGCTCAACGCCGGCCTCGGCGGCGGCTCGAGCTCGCGGCTGTTCCAGGAGGTGCGCGAGCGCCGCGGCCTGGCGTACTCCGTCTACTCCTTCGGCCTCGGCTACTCCGACGCCGGCATGGTGGGCGTCGCCGCCGGCTCCCTGCCGAGCAAGGCCGACGAGCTGCTGCGCGTGGTGCGCGCCGAGCTGGCCAAGGTCGCCGAGCACGGCCTCGACGACGACGAGGTCGAGCGCGGCAAGGGCCAGGCCCGGGGCGGGCTGGTGCTGTCCCTGGAGGACACCGGGTCGCGGATGACCCGGCTGGGCGAGGCCGAGCTGTTCCAGCGCCGGCTGCGCTCGGTCGACGAGGTGCTGACCCGCATCGACGAGATCACCGCCGCCGACGTCCGCGCGCTGGCGCGCGAGGTGTTCCGCCGCCCGCAGACGCTGGCCACCGTCGGCCCCGCCTGA
- a CDS encoding alpha-amylase family protein, whose amino-acid sequence MPDPVAPVLDVLAGLPAHRREVFAARVERWLPDLEAALAPLYADPAAVRDRLLGLAAQAFAARSDDLHALDLRRQLAPDWFQRPETIGYAAYAERFAGDLAGVADRAAYLQGLGVRYLHLMPLLLPRPAPNDGGYAVMDYRTVRPDLGTVEDLRHLTSELRGQGISLCLDLVLNHVAREHEWARRARAGEQRYRDYFLVFEDRELPDAYERTLPEVFPDFAPGSFSFDEELDGWVWTTFNDYQWDVDWSNPDVLCEYADIILELANHGVEVFRLDAIAFTWKRMGTSCQNQPEVHDLTQALRTVARIACPATLFKAEAIVGPQDLVAYLGRGRHHGKVSDLAYHNSLMVQVWSMLASQDVALASHALRQLPAPPSTTAWVTYARCHDDIGWAIDDADAAAVGVTGHGHRAFLSDFYSGDFPGSWARGLVFQENEQTRDRRISGSLASLAGLEVGDPLAPARIRLVHALVLGHGGLPVLWMGDELGLLTDPDWDAVPEHAEDNRWAHRPVMPWPADGGDLPDEHGVNADLRRLLAARRALPHLHAAVASEVLQPRDPGVLLVARRHPLGTMLGAYNVTPRPAHVPGEVLDSVGLVAGRVVDRVTGRRPRSGQTWDHAVELDPYQAVWLTLEP is encoded by the coding sequence GTGCCCGATCCCGTCGCCCCCGTCCTCGACGTCCTGGCCGGCCTGCCCGCCCACCGCCGCGAGGTGTTCGCCGCGCGCGTGGAGCGCTGGCTGCCCGACCTCGAGGCCGCCCTGGCGCCGCTGTACGCCGACCCGGCCGCCGTCCGCGACCGGCTCCTGGGGCTCGCGGCGCAGGCCTTCGCGGCGCGCTCGGACGACCTGCACGCGCTCGACCTCCGGCGCCAGCTGGCGCCCGACTGGTTCCAGCGGCCCGAGACGATCGGCTACGCGGCGTACGCCGAGCGGTTCGCCGGCGACCTGGCCGGCGTCGCCGACCGGGCGGCGTACCTGCAGGGGCTGGGGGTGCGCTACCTGCACCTGATGCCCCTGCTGCTGCCGCGACCGGCGCCCAACGACGGCGGCTACGCGGTCATGGACTACCGCACCGTGCGCCCCGACCTCGGCACCGTCGAGGACCTGCGCCACCTCACCTCCGAGCTGCGCGGCCAGGGCATCAGCCTGTGCCTCGACCTGGTGCTCAACCACGTCGCCCGCGAGCACGAGTGGGCGCGGCGGGCGCGGGCCGGCGAGCAGCGCTACCGCGACTACTTCCTGGTCTTCGAGGACCGCGAGCTGCCCGACGCCTACGAGCGCACCCTGCCCGAGGTGTTCCCCGACTTCGCACCCGGGAGCTTCAGCTTCGACGAGGAGCTCGACGGCTGGGTCTGGACGACGTTCAACGACTACCAGTGGGACGTCGACTGGTCGAACCCCGACGTCTTGTGCGAGTACGCCGACATCATCCTCGAGCTGGCCAACCACGGGGTCGAGGTGTTCCGGCTGGACGCCATCGCGTTCACCTGGAAGCGGATGGGCACCAGCTGCCAGAACCAGCCCGAGGTGCACGACCTGACCCAGGCGCTGCGCACGGTGGCCCGGATCGCCTGCCCCGCGACGCTGTTCAAGGCCGAGGCGATCGTGGGCCCGCAGGACCTCGTCGCCTACCTCGGGCGGGGCCGCCACCACGGCAAGGTGAGCGACCTGGCCTACCACAACAGCCTGATGGTGCAGGTCTGGTCGATGCTGGCCAGCCAGGACGTCGCGCTCGCCTCCCACGCGCTGCGCCAGCTGCCGGCGCCGCCGTCGACCACCGCCTGGGTGACCTACGCCCGCTGCCACGACGACATCGGCTGGGCGATCGACGACGCGGACGCCGCGGCGGTCGGGGTGACCGGCCACGGCCACCGGGCGTTCCTGTCGGACTTCTACTCCGGCGACTTCCCGGGTTCGTGGGCCCGCGGCCTGGTCTTCCAGGAGAACGAGCAGACCCGCGACCGGCGGATCTCGGGCTCGCTGGCCTCGCTGGCCGGCCTCGAGGTCGGCGACCCCCTCGCCCCGGCCCGGATCCGCCTGGTCCACGCCCTGGTGCTCGGCCACGGCGGCCTGCCGGTGCTGTGGATGGGCGACGAGCTCGGGCTGCTGACCGACCCCGACTGGGACGCGGTGCCCGAGCACGCCGAGGACAACCGCTGGGCGCACCGCCCGGTGATGCCGTGGCCCGCCGACGGCGGCGACCTCCCCGACGAGCACGGGGTCAACGCCGACCTGCGGCGGCTGCTGGCCGCCCGGAGGGCGCTGCCCCACCTGCACGCCGCGGTCGCCTCCGAGGTGCTGCAGCCCCGCGACCCGGGCGTGCTGCTGGTCGCCCGGCGCCACCCGCTGGGCACGATGCTCGGCGCCTACAACGTCACGCCCCGGCCCGCCCACGTGCCGGGCGAGGTGCTCGACTCGGTCGGGCTGGTGGCGGGCCGCGTCGTGGACCGGGTCACCGGTCGACGCCCCCGCTCGGGCCAGACCTGGGACCACGCCGTGGAGCTCGACCCCTACCAGGCGGTGTGGCTCACACTGGAGCCATGA
- the dapB gene encoding 4-hydroxy-tetrahydrodipicolinate reductase: MKVGVLGALGKVGREVCAAVEEADDLELVARVDAGDDLAALVEAGAQAVVDFTHPDVVMDNLAFCVEHGIHAVVGTTGFDDERLQRLEGWLRDGPAGTGVLVAPNFSVGAVLMMRFAVEAARFYESVEVVELHHPDKADAPSGTARRTAQLIAAARREAGLGAPPDATSTSLDGARGADVDGVRVHGLRIRGMVAHQEVVLGGVGETLTIRHDSMDRVSFTPGVLLGLRRIAEHPGLTVGLEPFLDL, encoded by the coding sequence ATCAAGGTGGGCGTGCTCGGCGCGCTGGGCAAGGTCGGCCGCGAGGTCTGCGCGGCGGTCGAGGAGGCCGACGACCTCGAGCTCGTCGCCCGCGTCGACGCCGGCGACGACCTCGCGGCGCTGGTGGAGGCCGGGGCGCAGGCCGTCGTCGACTTCACCCACCCCGACGTGGTGATGGACAACCTGGCCTTCTGCGTCGAGCACGGCATCCACGCCGTCGTCGGCACCACCGGCTTCGACGACGAGCGGCTCCAGCGGCTCGAGGGCTGGCTGCGCGACGGCCCCGCCGGCACGGGCGTGCTGGTCGCCCCCAACTTCTCGGTCGGAGCAGTGCTGATGATGCGCTTCGCGGTCGAGGCGGCCCGGTTCTACGAGTCGGTCGAGGTGGTCGAGCTGCACCACCCGGACAAGGCCGACGCGCCGTCCGGCACCGCCCGGCGCACCGCCCAGCTGATCGCCGCCGCGCGCCGCGAGGCGGGCCTCGGCGCCCCGCCCGACGCCACCAGCACCTCGCTGGACGGCGCCCGCGGTGCCGACGTCGACGGCGTGCGCGTCCACGGGCTGCGCATCCGCGGCATGGTCGCCCACCAGGAGGTCGTGCTCGGAGGGGTGGGGGAGACCCTCACCATCCGCCACGACTCGATGGACCGCGTCTCGTTCACCCCCGGCGTGCTGCTGGGGCTGCGGCGCATCGCCGAGCACCCCGGCCTCACCGTCGGCCTGGAGCCCTTCCTCGACCTCTGA
- the rpsO gene encoding 30S ribosomal protein S15, whose translation MSIGTDAETKKKIIAEYATVEGDTGSPEVQVALLTHRISHLTEHLKKHKHDHHSRRGLLLLVGQRRRLLNYMEKSDIERYRSIIARLGLRR comes from the coding sequence GTGTCCATCGGCACCGACGCAGAGACCAAGAAGAAGATCATCGCCGAGTACGCCACGGTCGAGGGCGACACCGGTTCCCCCGAGGTGCAGGTCGCGCTGCTGACGCACCGCATCTCGCACCTCACCGAGCACCTGAAGAAGCACAAGCACGACCACCACAGCCGTCGTGGCCTGCTGCTGCTCGTCGGCCAGCGCCGTCGCCTCCTGAACTACATGGAGAAGAGCGACATCGAGCGCTACCGCTCGATCATCGCGCGCCTCGGCCTGCGACGCTGA
- a CDS encoding AMP-binding protein, producing the protein MTTDVTALYRDARDRLLAWNGDHEAAVAQFRYPEVTGTFNWVCDWFDVVAEGNDRPGLVVVAEDGSSTSHSFAELHDRSLRVAAWLHDLGVRRGDSVIVMLGNRVELWESMLAVMRLGAVVMPTTTAVGPADLTDRIARGAVRHVVVDAAAVGKLDGVAGDWTRIAVGEAEGWHRFSDGYAAAPSELGHPGTQAQDRLLLYFTSGTTSRPKLVEHTQVSYPVGHLSTAYWLGLRPGDVHLNISSAGWAKHAWSCFFAPWIAEATIVVLDYARFEPTSLLARLREHGVTTFCAPPTVWRMLIKSDLAGGPGALRELIGAGEPLNPEVIAQVQQQWGMTLRDGYGQTEMTAAVGNTPGSVVKPGSMGRPLPGVPVVLVDPLSGAPVEGAGEGEICLDLRAGHPLPLMTGYQGDPERDAEAMAGGFYHTGDLASRDEDGYITYVGRTDDVFKASDYKVSPFELESVLIEHPAVAEAAVVPAPDAVRLAVPKAYVALAAGHEPTRETALSILRHARDQLPPYLRVRRLEFAELPKTISGKIRRVELRGLEEDAVAEAVGRPAEWRYEDFEELRAAR; encoded by the coding sequence ATGACCACCGATGTGACCGCGCTCTACCGCGACGCCCGCGACCGGCTGCTGGCCTGGAACGGCGACCACGAGGCGGCCGTCGCGCAGTTCCGCTACCCCGAGGTCACCGGCACCTTCAACTGGGTCTGCGACTGGTTCGACGTCGTCGCCGAGGGCAACGACCGGCCCGGGCTGGTCGTGGTCGCGGAGGACGGCTCCAGCACCTCGCACAGCTTCGCCGAGCTCCACGACCGGTCGCTGCGGGTGGCCGCGTGGCTGCACGACCTCGGCGTGCGCCGGGGCGACTCGGTGATCGTGATGCTCGGCAACCGGGTCGAGCTGTGGGAGTCGATGCTGGCCGTGATGCGGCTCGGCGCGGTCGTGATGCCGACGACCACCGCGGTCGGTCCGGCCGACCTGACCGACCGGATCGCGCGCGGGGCGGTGCGCCACGTCGTCGTGGACGCGGCCGCCGTCGGGAAGCTCGACGGCGTCGCGGGCGACTGGACCCGGATCGCCGTGGGCGAGGCCGAGGGCTGGCACCGCTTCTCCGACGGGTACGCCGCGGCGCCGAGCGAGCTGGGCCACCCCGGCACCCAGGCCCAGGACCGGCTGCTCCTCTACTTCACCTCGGGGACGACCTCGCGGCCCAAGCTGGTCGAGCACACCCAGGTCTCCTACCCCGTGGGCCACCTGTCGACGGCGTACTGGCTGGGGCTGCGTCCCGGCGACGTCCACCTCAACATCTCCTCCGCCGGCTGGGCCAAGCACGCGTGGTCCTGCTTCTTCGCGCCGTGGATCGCCGAGGCGACGATCGTGGTCCTCGACTACGCGCGCTTCGAGCCGACCTCGCTGCTGGCGCGGCTGCGCGAGCACGGCGTCACCACCTTCTGCGCGCCGCCGACGGTGTGGCGGATGCTCATCAAGAGCGACCTGGCCGGCGGGCCGGGGGCGCTGCGCGAGCTGATCGGCGCCGGCGAGCCGCTCAACCCCGAGGTGATCGCCCAGGTGCAGCAGCAGTGGGGGATGACGCTGCGCGACGGCTACGGCCAGACCGAGATGACCGCCGCGGTCGGCAACACCCCCGGCTCGGTGGTCAAGCCGGGCTCGATGGGACGTCCGCTGCCGGGCGTGCCGGTCGTGCTGGTCGACCCGCTGTCGGGCGCGCCCGTCGAGGGCGCGGGGGAGGGCGAGATCTGCCTGGACCTGCGCGCGGGGCACCCGCTGCCGCTGATGACGGGCTACCAGGGCGACCCCGAGCGCGACGCCGAGGCCATGGCCGGCGGTTTCTACCACACCGGCGACCTCGCGAGCCGCGACGAGGACGGCTACATCACCTACGTCGGCCGCACCGACGACGTCTTCAAGGCCAGCGACTACAAGGTCAGCCCCTTCGAGCTGGAGTCGGTGCTGATCGAGCACCCCGCGGTGGCCGAGGCGGCCGTGGTCCCCGCCCCCGACGCGGTGCGGCTCGCCGTCCCCAAGGCCTACGTCGCCCTCGCCGCCGGCCACGAGCCCACCCGCGAGACCGCGCTGTCGATCCTGCGGCACGCGCGCGACCAGCTCCCGCCGTACCTGCGGGTGCGCCGCCTGGAGTTCGCCGAGTTGCCCAAGACCATCTCGGGCAAGATCCGCCGCGTCGAGCTGCGCGGGCTCGAGGAGGACGCCGTCGCGGAGGCGGTCGGCCGCCCCGCCGAGTGGCGCTACGAGGACTTCGAGGAGCTGCGCGCCGCGCGCTGA
- a CDS encoding molybdopterin-dependent oxidoreductase produces the protein MTTETVLTACNLCEAICGLVLTVERHPDGPRVTGVRGNPDDPLSRGHVCPKGVAIADVQADPDRLTRPVRRVGEGPDATWEEISWDEALDLAADGLVRVQQEHGRDAVAVYLGNPNVHSLGAMTHGTRLAKTLRSHNTFSATSVDQLPAQLLAWQLYGHQLLIPVPDLDRTDFFLVLGANPMASNGSLMTVPDFPGRVRELRARGGRMVVLDPRRTETAKVADEHHFVRPGSDAAVLLAMVHVVLAEGLATPPAYVRGLEAVRLAVADLTPEVAAAASGLDAEEIRRLARELAAAERAAVYGRMGLSTQGFGSLAQWAVHLLNVLTGNLDREGGVMFTEPAIDLVARGLVGRGHLGAWRSRVRGLPEFSGELPVSALREEITTPGEGQVRALLTVAGNPVLSTPDGRGLGEAVAGLEHVVAIDIYLNETTRHAHVVLPPTSALERDHYDLVFHALAVRNTARFSPAVLPKPEGARHDWEIFRDLALRVAARRAAPSSGGLRRRASRLVAGLSDRAVLSTSPTRLVELLLLAGRRTTLRALRAHPEGVDLGPLRPVLPGRLQTRDKLVHLAPDLVLADLDRLRAWLADTATGDDELLLVGRRHQRTNNSWMHNTPRLTRGKARHQLLMHPDDLAARGLSDGDLVRIASRVGAVTTEVVATDDVMPGVVSLPHGYGHQVDGVLLASASKLAGVSVNDLTDPERLDVSGNAALNGVPVTVAAAS, from the coding sequence ATGACGACCGAGACGGTGCTCACGGCCTGCAACCTGTGCGAGGCCATCTGCGGCCTCGTCCTCACCGTCGAGCGGCACCCGGACGGCCCCCGCGTCACCGGCGTGCGCGGCAACCCCGACGACCCGCTCTCGCGGGGCCACGTCTGCCCCAAGGGCGTGGCGATCGCCGACGTCCAGGCCGACCCGGACCGGCTGACCAGGCCGGTGCGCCGCGTCGGCGAGGGCCCCGACGCCACCTGGGAGGAGATCTCCTGGGACGAGGCCCTCGACCTCGCCGCCGACGGGCTGGTGCGGGTGCAGCAGGAGCACGGGCGCGACGCCGTCGCGGTCTACCTCGGCAACCCCAACGTCCACTCGCTGGGGGCGATGACCCACGGCACCCGGCTGGCCAAGACGCTGCGCAGCCACAACACCTTCAGCGCCACCTCGGTCGACCAGCTCCCCGCGCAGCTGCTGGCCTGGCAGCTCTACGGCCACCAGCTGCTCATCCCGGTCCCCGACCTGGACCGCACCGACTTCTTCCTCGTCCTCGGGGCCAACCCGATGGCCTCCAACGGCTCCCTGATGACGGTGCCGGACTTCCCGGGCCGGGTGCGCGAGCTCAGGGCCCGGGGCGGCCGGATGGTGGTGCTCGACCCGCGGCGCACCGAGACCGCCAAGGTGGCCGACGAGCACCACTTCGTGCGGCCGGGCTCCGACGCGGCCGTGCTGCTGGCCATGGTCCACGTCGTGCTGGCCGAGGGCCTGGCCACGCCGCCGGCGTACGTCCGGGGGCTGGAGGCGGTGCGGCTCGCCGTCGCCGACCTCACCCCGGAGGTGGCCGCCGCCGCCTCGGGCCTCGACGCCGAGGAGATCCGTCGGCTGGCGCGCGAGCTCGCCGCCGCCGAGCGGGCCGCGGTGTACGGCCGGATGGGGCTCTCGACCCAGGGGTTCGGCTCGCTCGCGCAGTGGGCCGTGCACCTGCTCAACGTGCTCACCGGCAACCTCGACCGCGAGGGCGGCGTGATGTTCACCGAGCCCGCGATCGACCTGGTCGCCCGCGGCCTCGTCGGCCGGGGTCACCTCGGCGCGTGGCGCAGCCGCGTGCGGGGCCTGCCGGAGTTCTCCGGCGAGCTGCCCGTCAGCGCGCTGCGCGAGGAGATCACGACCCCGGGCGAGGGCCAGGTGCGGGCGCTGCTCACCGTGGCCGGCAACCCGGTGCTCTCGACCCCCGACGGCCGGGGCCTGGGCGAGGCGGTCGCCGGGCTCGAGCACGTGGTCGCCATCGACATCTACCTCAACGAGACCACCCGCCACGCCCACGTGGTGCTGCCGCCCACCTCGGCGCTGGAGCGCGACCACTACGACCTCGTCTTCCACGCCCTCGCGGTGCGCAACACCGCCCGCTTCTCCCCCGCGGTGCTGCCCAAGCCGGAGGGCGCCCGCCACGACTGGGAGATCTTCCGCGACCTCGCGCTGCGCGTCGCCGCCCGTCGCGCGGCGCCCTCCAGCGGCGGCCTGCGCCGGCGGGCCTCGCGTCTGGTCGCGGGGCTCTCCGACCGGGCCGTGCTCTCCACCAGCCCCACCCGGCTGGTCGAGCTGCTCCTCCTCGCCGGTCGCCGCACCACCCTGCGCGCGCTGCGGGCCCACCCCGAGGGGGTCGACCTCGGCCCGCTGCGACCGGTGCTGCCCGGACGGCTGCAGACCCGCGACAAGCTCGTGCACCTCGCGCCCGACCTGGTCCTGGCCGACCTCGACCGGCTGCGCGCGTGGCTCGCCGACACGGCCACCGGCGACGACGAGCTGCTGCTCGTGGGGCGCCGGCACCAACGCACCAACAACTCCTGGATGCACAACACGCCCCGGCTCACCCGGGGCAAGGCCCGCCACCAGCTGCTGATGCACCCCGACGACCTCGCCGCCCGCGGCCTGTCCGACGGCGACCTGGTCCGCATCGCCTCCCGCGTCGGCGCGGTCACCACCGAGGTCGTCGCCACCGACGACGTCATGCCCGGCGTGGTCTCGCTGCCCCACGGCTACGGCCACCAGGTCGACGGCGTCCTGCTCGCCTCGGCCTCCAAGCTGGCCGGGGTGTCGGTCAACGACCTCACCGATCCCGAGCGCCTCGACGTCTCGGGCAACGCCGCGCTCAACGGCGTCCCGGTGACGGTCGCCGCGGCCTCGTGA